In Melanotaenia boesemani isolate fMelBoe1 chromosome 16, fMelBoe1.pri, whole genome shotgun sequence, the following proteins share a genomic window:
- the mtx2 gene encoding metaxin-2 has product MPLAADAFVSQIAAAEPWPENATLYQPLKEDQILLSDCASSLAVQAYLRMCGLPVEVVYRANAEYMSPSGKIPFIHVGNQVVSELGPIVQFTKAKGHSLSDGLDDVQRAEMKAYMELVNNMLLTAELYIQWCDEATAAEISRPRYSSPYSWPLSSILAYQKQWEVRRKMNAIGWGGKTLEQVYEDVSQCCQALSQRLGTQPYFFNKQPTELDALVFGHLFTILTTRLTSTELAERIKSYSNLLSFCRRIEQTYFEDKTS; this is encoded by the exons GCTTTCGTGTCGCAGATAGCAG CTGCTGAACCTTGGCCTGAAAATGCGACCTTGTACCAACCACTGAAGG AGGATCAGATTCTGCTTTCAGACTGTGCCTCATCTCTTGCTGTTCAG GCCTACCTCCGGATGTGTGGTCTACCAGTGGAGGTGGTTTACAGAGCAAATGCTGAATACATGTCACCGTCTG GTAAAATTCCTTTTATTCATGTAGGGAACCAGGTGGTGTCAGAACTTGGGCCCATAGTGCAGTTCACTAAAGCTAAG GGTCACTCTCTGAGTGACGGCTTAGATGATGTTCAGAGAGCTGAAATGAAAGCTTACATGGAGCTGGTCAACAACATGCTGCTAACTGCTGAG TTATACATCCAGTGGTGTGATGAAGCTACAGCTGCTGAG ATCTCTCGTCCCAGGTACAGCAGTCCCTACTCGTGGCCTCTCAGTAGCATTCTCGCCTATCAGAAGCAGTGGGAAGTACGCAGGAAGATGAATGCAATCGGCTGGGGAGGGAAAACACTGGAGCAG GTTTATGAAGATGTGAGTCAGTGCTGCCAAGCTCTTTCTCAGAGGCTGGGGACACAACCATACTTCTTTAATAAACA GCCTACAGAGCTGGATGCGCTGGTTTTTGGTCACCTCTTCACTATACTGACCACCAGACTGACCAGCACAGAGCTGGCAGAGAGGATCAAAAGTTACAGCAACCTCCTGTCCTTCTGCAGACGCATCGAGCAGACCTACTTTGAAGACaagacttcttga